ACCCGCAGCGCCACGTCCAGCCAGGACTCCCCGCCGGGCGGCCGGTAGTACAGCTCGCCCATCCGCCGCCGCCGCTCGGCCTCCGCCGGGTGGTCGCGCTCGATCGCCGCCTTGGTGAGCATCTCCAGCACGCCCAGCTCCCGGTCCCGCAGCCGCTCGTCGTAGCGCACCGCCAGCCCCACCGGGACGCCGCCCAGCCCGGACGCCTGGGCCAGCGCGATCCGGGCGGTCTCCGCGGTGCGCACGTACGGGGAGCACCACACCGAGCGGGGCCGGTCGGCGGGCGGCCGGGCGGCCCACCAGCGCCCCAGCTCGCGGGCCTGGTCCTGGCCGTGCAGGGAGAGCGGGATGTCGGCGTCCCGGCAGGTGATCGGGACGGTGAGCGCCCCGCTGGCGTCCGCGTGGCGGAACTCCACGTTGGCGGTCGACTCGCCGTGCCGGGTGGCGACCAGCACCGAGGGCAGGCGGCCGGTTCTGTCCGGTTCCGCGTCCTCGGGACGGTGTCCGTTGCGTACCGTGGTGAGGTCGGTCATGGCGGTGGCTCCCCGTGGTCGGTGGCGCGTGCGGTGGGTCGTCTCTCCCGGTCTCTCCGGTGGACGGGCGGCCCCAAACGGAAGGACGCGCCGCCACCCCAGTGTCGATCGGGGTGACGGCGCGTCCACAGGGCGCACGGCGCGACCGTGCGCGCCCCCGGTGCGTCAGTGCGCCGCCGCGGGCTGCGGAGCCTGCTCCACGGCCGCGTCGCCGGCCTCCGCGGAGTAGTCGGCCTTCGAGGTCTCGTCGGCGCCCTCGGGGGCCTTCAGGGCCCGCAGCACCAGCGTCAGGACCACCGCCACCACCAGGTTCAGCACGAACGCGGTCAGACCGATGTACCCGGTCTCCCCGATCACCGGGATCTTCGTGCTGTTGC
The window above is part of the Kitasatospora sp. NA04385 genome. Proteins encoded here:
- a CDS encoding histidine phosphatase family protein gives rise to the protein MTDLTTVRNGHRPEDAEPDRTGRLPSVLVATRHGESTANVEFRHADASGALTVPITCRDADIPLSLHGQDQARELGRWWAARPPADRPRSVWCSPYVRTAETARIALAQASGLGGVPVGLAVRYDERLRDRELGVLEMLTKAAIERDHPAEAERRRRMGELYYRPPGGESWLDVALRVRDLLRDLGEEEAGRPVLVVAHDCTVLMLRHVLDRLPEQELLALDPVANCSTSVWRARDGRLRPAGWNQTGHLSG